Genomic segment of Arctopsyche grandis isolate Sample6627 chromosome 3, ASM5162203v2, whole genome shotgun sequence:
GGCGAAATACAGCAAGCGAATGTTTTCATTACTTACTGACGATTTTTACATTATGTAAAACTCAATCAGGTACCGGTGCACGGCTTGGTCGATGCCACACTCGCGGTGGAATTATGCCACATTGCAAATAATAACCATGTGAGATTTCCATAAATTACAAATGAGTGGTCGTGTTGCACAGTTGCCAGTATATATAGTTAATAACAAACGCGGTTCCAAAATTAGaattggaaaaatattcataatagcCAGCACGGCAAGACAACAGCCCATCATAGcaatgcacggaaaagactacgtctattcatactatacaacaGCGCACATTCAGACGAGTTTTCGCCCAGTGCAaaacaaaatcggcttacatatacattacaataTGCATATGTGCACTTTCGTTAGTGCGTTTGCACTCGCTACTATTACGTGACGTTGTATGTGAATATttccagtggccaaagaaaaccggttttgaCATATATTGCTGTATAATAAGAATAGATTTTGTTAGCTattgctgttacgtctacgccacatacatatgtatatgaatgtatcaaAGGATACTTTTCAATAATACAAAGGATGCAGTTGTCGGTTCGTGCTGtgccagtatgaatagacctttatgaGTGTCAAATTCAACAACTTCAAACGAAAATATTTcaacatatattatgtacatacatgatcctgaacaaacataataaaaacaatgacAAAACTTAAACAGGAAATCACCATCATATGATGTAAgagtaaaattattacaaatacaatattgtcatgtaacattaattaaaatataattagaaaGTTTTAGACAcgtgaatcaaaaaaaaaaaaaaacaaaactgtttatgTACCAATATTAGGACTTAAAACCTTGttgatatttattctttatacatacaaacccacagatatataatataaagtaaatacattttgttttaataatatgttaTGCGATACCAtctaacaatataatatatatctatagaaaCCTTTAAAATACTCAAATTTCGTTTTCGAAAGCCTTTGCACCAAAATAAGAAGAAACCTATCTTTAATTTACGACGTCCGCTCGTgtcaataaatgaatatttcattAACTATTCTACTTGCGAATTTCTATCTACATCCGACAAATCAATCGTCTCCTTAAGAAAGAAAATGGCAACTCGTTCTCTCGATGATATTTTGTAAACATTCTATTATATTAGAATCTAAATTAGATACATACAGAGAAATactattacattataatatatatatatatatatatatatatatatatatatatatatatatatatatatatatatatatatatatgtatacgaccTCTAATATCTCTCATAATATTCAGATATCTACAATATCTATTTATCAAGCGTACTTTAATTTTAGTTTAGTTTAACTGGAACAGGAGGGGGGAAATCTAGTTGCACATATTATTGCGATTTGATCCACACTTCAATAAGACGCTTCGTGGCCGGCTAGAATGTAGAGATCGTTGCCGTCCTCTCCGGTGAGTGTGCCGCTGCGAAGAATATGCGATTCCAAAGCAACAATTCtgcaataaacaaacaaacacttgAATTCACAGCATCGAATCGTAACAATGTGTATCGACTTTGCTATATTTACTTGTCATGTCCTAGAAGTCGGTAATTCTTAGAAGGATCGCAAATTTCTTGCGTAATTGAACCATCGCGCAAAGATCTACCCTGCACTCCATGCAAGTGGAATGCTAAAACACTATCTGGTAATACAactagaaaaaagaaaaaaataaataatgataaacaaatattattgtggaacaatgatgagataaatctaaagtataaatatattaccaatattttcaatattaaaaggaAATTCTAATCTGGTAATCAATTGCTTTTGTTTCTTCGTTTTACCACTGCCGATGATCAAATCGGCCGTTGGCTGCAATCGACTTGCATCACCACAGGGCGGTAAAGGATTTACAATTTCAACTAATTTATCATAACATACAAGCACCTGCAATAAACACACGTATTTAAgcacatatattttacaaataaacaatatacaaattTGCTTCAAACACTCACTGCATCTTTTTCGAGTTGTTTGATTCCGATAATGCCGTGAAGCTTGTCAGTACGCGGTATCACAGTCGAAGTCCCACTCATATTCGGATCCAATTCATCAGAATGAAACCAACTGGCACCTAAAACGATACCTAAATATTAAGCATaacattaaaacaaaattaaacgtatttaaatcaatatttctcATAGTCACCAGAATTCATATTGAGTAAGTCTAGTTTCAGTGGCTTGCGATTGGCTCCTATACATACGAGTGGATATTCTTGCTCCGGAGTTATAATCATTTCGAAAACTCTCAATGGAGATGGCAGTACACATTCCAAAtgctaaaaatagaaaatagccATATAAACATTGTCTTAAAGCGAAGGCACTGTGACATGAAATTGACTGATAGGACAGGCAAGTATTTAAATTGGACTCGAGCCTCCAGCTCATTGCATTACATTTCATTGGTGACAAAATCGGAAAGACAGCATTCCCAGTAAGTgggacataaataattaaatccttCAAATGAGTTTCTTAAGTTGAGTCCCAGCTATATAAATCGCTTTCTTATACCCGAAAGTGATACATTTACCTCAGCAAAATCCTTACAAGATAAATGTCACATAAAGCcgaattaataataaacattgatAATTATATACTTACTTTGAGCAACATGAACTTATGCAAAGGATCATACCACTGCATTAAAAACAGTCCTTGAGCAGTTGCACCGCAAAGATATTTATAGCCGTTATATGGATTTCTTCCGACAGTGCATTTTATACAACCTAAATTAAAACGGCAACAAATTATTTGGTTAGTTTATAATTCCAAAAGTGgtcagtaaaaaaatgaaaaatttattagtaattaattataaacttgatcagtaacttattctaaatgatcagtagaatataataaacgatcagtaaatttttcatttttgttcagtaaataattatttttttatcagtaaataaatcctttttgatcaatattttatttaaatactgatcaaaaaggattttttatcagtttatattagaaattataatttttgacagttggatgatagcgcaaAGTCTCTctactgtccattcccactctcctcatggtccacatACCGTAATATCCATCCAAGCACATcgaaatatctttttttttgttttatttcattaatatttccacaaaaaaaaaacatatcttagcagccaacacttatttatttaagggtcaggttaggttaggttaagttaggccatattcatttaagattaggttgttagggtcggtatttattcatttaagattaggttgggttaggttaagttagggttggtctTATTCACATAGGGTTGACCCTAGTCACTATTCAtatagggtcggtatttattcatGGGGGTTGAAAACAGAGGGGGgagattattaaaataatgttgcTTAGTGGCAAAATTCATCAGGATTTTTTATGCTAGGAGCCATAATGCGATATGGCAACACTAACGATTTTCTGGCTGTCAAAATGAAAtgatcatttttaaatgatattaccatagaagtagaatgcatagaatggtcattgttaacaaaagtatcgtctaaaagcgagccatcgaagagagagacggaaaatcagaagagagacaagagagagagagagagacgaagtttagcaaacaatgaacaaactctgctgtgcagagtttttgtagcaacatttttggaggctgagagcgattctatgcattctacttctatggataTTGaccgtttaattttattacctgatcattttggtttaataactgattatttagtttaataactgatcatttaatttaataactgagTATATGACAACTGATCACAGCGtactgatcatttagaatacTCACTGATAATTTCgacaatttagttatttttgttgatcaaaagctgaataaattactgatcaattAAATACACACCAATTAAAACTGTGTTTAGTAAACGTGATATATATCTAcaatttagtattatatatacctTTGGTATCAGGTACACGGGTAGTGAGCGCAAATTTTCTCGGCACAAGCTTCTCTGGCATCCTTTGCACTCGCAAAGAAAATCGATTGGCTTGACGTCCTTGCAAAGCTAACAAATCATGCCTATACAACTGCTGACTCTTTCctacaaatcaaaataaataaattacaattttacgAACCGTGCAGTATACAATTCGTcaaattaaaacatatgtacatacccgaTAAAGACATAAGCACGTCTTTGATCACGTGCATCCAAACAGTCCTTCTCGGACACAATTGCTCCATAGCAGTCTCGTGAAGTTCGTTCAGGTTCAGCGTATAAATGCCCTCTTCAGCACCAATGAGCACATGCTGATCTCTAGTATCCGGATGGATCCAAGATGCCGTGCAATTTATCCTAAGAGGACAGCCGTTGAAAACCTAACCGAAATTCATAACATTAGcaaaaactaaaatttaatacaatcaatttaaaatatatatataaactcaCTTTCGAGAAGCAAGCACCCATGTGAACTTTAGGTGTTGGAGGAAGACCGTTGGTGTTCGGACGAGGCGGTGTTAGAGCACGCACTCGATGATTCCGATGCGATCTACGAGGTGGCACCGGTGGAGTTCCGCCACCTCCGACAACATCCGGAGTGCCGCTTAcagctatattaaaaaaaaatcgactttaGTAACtcgcaaatttataaattcaaactGATCAAAATATGTTATGACACTCACTAGTGCTGTCTACTTTAGCTTTATCTCTTTGACTGTCCGAGAGACTCCTTTGCCGTTGACTACTGCCGTCCAATCGTTCCCTATCCCTACCGTGCAGTTCGACCGGATTGGAATTCCTAGAAATTTTAATGTTGCCTTCCGTCACCGACAGGTTGAATATTTCGTCCACGGATGATGAAGTTTTCCTGCGCGGTTCGGCGTCCGACTCCAGCTCGCAAACACAAAACTGACTGAGATCAATTCCTCCGCTGTTACTATCCGAATGATTACTCGTAGGACTCATGATCGAGTCGAACGATTGGTGGCTGCGGCTGTGATCGAAAACTGAATCGGAACTATGTCGACCGTGCGTTTTGATATTCTGTCTATTATTGCTACCGTGAGTGCCGGGAAGTCCGGCCATGGAATAAGCGCTTTTCATCCTAGTTTCGATATCCGTATCCATATTCAGCGATAAGTCTATTCTCTTACACAGATCGTCTTCGAAATAACTATTATTATTGGGATGATTTTGATCCGATATTTTCCCACCTTGGTCGGCTAAATGTAACCTATTCGCGATCTGCAACGCTCTAAAATTAGACACAGAAATCTTTTGTTTGTGACAACATTCACAGAAGACAACGCCCGAAGAAGGAGATTCTTGTGGTGTTTCGTTAGCATTGACGTTCCTATTCAATGGAATATTTTCTTTGCTGCAACCTTTGCATAGACACTTTTTGCTAGAGGCCGAAACCGACTGTTGTAAATCACTAAGTATACCCGAATGACTCTGTCTAGACAAATTCGAACCGCTCTGACTTGGACACGAACCGCACGGGCAAATATTCTCCGAGTTATTTAAAGACGTTTGACAAACAATCGGAGAATTCACTATAACATCACTACCAGATTGATCGGCGAAGATAATGTCACTGCCGTAGCCGGCCATCCTCGAGCACAGATGATCGCCGCTCGACAGCGATGTCTTCGAAGCGTCTCTTGGCAACAGAGACGGATCGTTTGCTTTGTCTTGACAGCCGTTCGTGTGCCTATTTTTGCTACCACTTTCACTGGGAAGCACCGATAAATCCTTACTGGTACTTTGCGAATGGAGATAATCATGCTTCAGTCTTATACACTGAGACAAATGCCTATCATACAAATTGGTGTGATCACTTTTTTGACTGTTGGCCGCCCCGTCATTACTCGTCAAAGGAAGAGTAGCcctaataaaaagaaaacaataattatataacattttaaaacaaaaattacatcAGAATTATTAAGCAGATAggcattatttaatttcaattttattatattgcagctatgaatgtatgtattactgacaacaaatacaatatgtataaatttttttctcGTAAAAATCGTAATGCAGCTGAAAGAGCCATTTCTAACAGATTATTtcactgcatatacatattacattacatagtataaaatatattctaaatGTAGGAAATTGTGAAGTGATAAATGAAACATGTACAtagaaatatcatatttatgaatacaaatgtggtattatatatataaatgtcacaaatatcaagTAAGAGATGCAATATTGTGAGTGATGAATATGTGAGAGTTTCACTAAGTGTTTCctaaaaataagaaaacaaGAACAAAAGTAACCACTTATAtgagattatatgtatgtaatatgcttTGTGGTATGTTTAACGATTAAGTTCAATCGAACTAGTGTTAAGAAatcaacaaaacatatatatgtaggtagcgttttaataaaaaaatacataaccaCATTCTAATTAGCGCCAATCCACCAAAAAAACCAAAATCTCCATCggcaaatcaataaaaataaactttgcaCAGATCAGAATAACAGCCACCACAGAATAACCGTATtactaaaacaaaaatatttaaactgcaatataagaatataataaaccccccaaaaaaatacattaaacagttcataaaaatagttaataaacaaatttcaaaaaaacaaccAGAGCCCGTGTGATCATCGTAAAAGCACAAGCAAAAAAAAAGCATAACAAACAATGCAAATTATAAACCAAAACTTAAAACATGCACAACAAACATGCAAGCAAGTACAcgattataaattaaaacaaaaaaaaaaacgagagaCTACACAATTAAcacacataaatgtacataaattttcaacATGCTGGTAAAAATTGTTTACCTTAGCATTAATTCTTCATCTATATATTGCAAGAGACTCctaaaacaaaatacaaaaaaaccaTAGATGACAATCAGCCACATGTATATCGATATGAAAGCAAATCCGAAGAACGGTACACTACTTTTGAGTACACAAATCTAATATACAAGGTGATCATTTCAcacaaattagaaaaaaataccacacgtttatatgtacatatacatatggatatatatatatatatatatatatatatatatatatatatatatatatatatatatatatatatatatatattcacaaatGCTTTTACAGACACACAATGACCACCCTATATCAAAATCGGTGCAAAACATTCACAATTTCAATCGTATGTGTATCAAATTATTATCGAACCGTATTGAATTGGTCTGAAATGAGACTTCTACGTTGTATGTAAGATCTATATAACAATGCAGTAGGTTGTACATTCTTGATTAAAtactacaaacacacacacacacgcacaaaaCGAAGTCAGGTTTCAATTATCAACATTTCTGTGTAAAACTTAAACCTATTTCACGTACGTGTGCATCTTTTATTTACAACCAATTGTGCAACTTTGCACTCTGTGACTAatgtcaaatatatagatatattatatgatattgtaTAAAG
This window contains:
- the hppy gene encoding MAP4K3-like protein hppy isoform X2 — translated: MSSAGSGALPQHQLHQHQHQPHQPHQPHQPHHPQPHQQQPFPADISRRNPQDEYELVQRIGSGTYGDVYKAKRLTSNELAAIKVIKLEAGDDFAIIQQEILMMKDCRHPNVIAYYGSYLRRDKLWISMEYCGGGSLQDIYHITGPLTELQIAYMCRETLTGLSYLHRMGKMHRDIKGANILLTEYGDVKLADFGVSAQITATINKRKSFIGTPYWMAPEVAAVERKGGYNQLCDIWACGITGIELAELQPPMFDLHPMRALFLMSKSGFKPPTLRDRERWSAVFHSFVKTALTKNPKKRPTADKLLQHAFFQSDMSKRLAIELLQKVSNPSSLYNYNADPDEDGAVPNVPHRIASKHTVRSRRPIISNPVDLGVASGAGRARPHSLLADDSQSLVSPPNRRSGVFDDSPIVDLDADDDLEALEGPSISDHFADRRVGNGEDSDTMKRAGAGSSIYPRRAQEANHHPSNWDMLDLLSGVKADTQLHDNPASPMNSSIDTPLPYDTLPSEKATLPLTSNDGAANSQKSDHTNLYDRHLSQCIRLKHDYLHSQSTSKDLSVLPSESGSKNRHTNGCQDKANDPSLLPRDASKTSLSSGDHLCSRMAGYGSDIIFADQSGSDVIVNSPIVCQTSLNNSENICPCGSCPSQSGSNLSRQSHSGILSDLQQSVSASSKKCLCKGCSKENIPLNRNVNANETPQESPSSGVVFCECCHKQKISVSNFRALQIANRLHLADQGGKISDQNHPNNNSYFEDDLCKRIDLSLNMDTDIETRMKSAYSMAGLPGTHGSNNRQNIKTHGRHSSDSVFDHSRSHQSFDSIMSPTSNHSDSNSGGIDLSQFCVCELESDAEPRRKTSSSVDEIFNLSVTEGNIKISRNSNPVELHGRDRERLDGSSQRQRSLSDSQRDKAKVDSTTVSGTPDVVGGGGTPPVPPRRSHRNHRVRALTPPRPNTNGLPPTPKVHMGACFSKVFNGCPLRINCTASWIHPDTRDQHVLIGAEEGIYTLNLNELHETAMEQLCPRRTVWMHVIKDVLMSLSGKSQQLYRHDLLALQGRQANRFSLRVQRMPEKLVPRKFALTTRVPDTKGCIKCTVGRNPYNGYKYLCGATAQGLFLMQWYDPLHKFMLLKHLECVLPSPLRVFEMIITPEQEYPLVCIGANRKPLKLDLLNMNSGIVLGASWFHSDELDPNMSGTSTVIPRTDKLHGIIGIKQLEKDAVLVCYDKLVEIVNPLPPCGDASRLQPTADLIIGSGKTKKQKQLITRLEFPFNIENIVVLPDSVLAFHLHGVQGRSLRDGSITQEICDPSKNYRLLGHDKIVALESHILRSGTLTGEDGNDLYILAGHEASY
- the hppy gene encoding MAP4K3-like protein hppy isoform X1; the encoded protein is MSSAGSGALPQHQLHQHQHQPHQPHQPHQPHHPQPHQQQPFPADISRRNPQDEYELVQRIGSGTYGDVYKAKRLTSNELAAIKVIKLEAGDDFAIIQQEILMMKDCRHPNVIAYYGSYLRRDKLWISMEYCGGGSLQDIYHITGPLTELQIAYMCRETLTGLSYLHRMGKMHRDIKGANILLTEYGDVKLADFGVSAQITATINKRKSFIGTPYWMAPEVAAVERKGGYNQLCDIWACGITGIELAELQPPMFDLHPMRALFLMSKSGFKPPTLRDRERWSAVFHSFVKTALTKNPKKRPTADKLLQHAFFQSDMSKRLAIELLQKVSNPSSLYNYNADPDEDGAVPNVPHRIASKHTVRSRRPIISNPVDLGVASGAGRARPHSLLADDSQSLVSPPNRRSGVFDDSPIVDLDADDDLEALEGPSISDHFADRRVGNGEDSDTMKRAGAGSSIYPRRAQEANHHPSNWDMLDLLSGVKADTQLHDNPASPMNSSIDTPLPYDTLPSEKSLLQYIDEELMLRATLPLTSNDGAANSQKSDHTNLYDRHLSQCIRLKHDYLHSQSTSKDLSVLPSESGSKNRHTNGCQDKANDPSLLPRDASKTSLSSGDHLCSRMAGYGSDIIFADQSGSDVIVNSPIVCQTSLNNSENICPCGSCPSQSGSNLSRQSHSGILSDLQQSVSASSKKCLCKGCSKENIPLNRNVNANETPQESPSSGVVFCECCHKQKISVSNFRALQIANRLHLADQGGKISDQNHPNNNSYFEDDLCKRIDLSLNMDTDIETRMKSAYSMAGLPGTHGSNNRQNIKTHGRHSSDSVFDHSRSHQSFDSIMSPTSNHSDSNSGGIDLSQFCVCELESDAEPRRKTSSSVDEIFNLSVTEGNIKISRNSNPVELHGRDRERLDGSSQRQRSLSDSQRDKAKVDSTTVSGTPDVVGGGGTPPVPPRRSHRNHRVRALTPPRPNTNGLPPTPKVHMGACFSKVFNGCPLRINCTASWIHPDTRDQHVLIGAEEGIYTLNLNELHETAMEQLCPRRTVWMHVIKDVLMSLSGKSQQLYRHDLLALQGRQANRFSLRVQRMPEKLVPRKFALTTRVPDTKGCIKCTVGRNPYNGYKYLCGATAQGLFLMQWYDPLHKFMLLKHLECVLPSPLRVFEMIITPEQEYPLVCIGANRKPLKLDLLNMNSGIVLGASWFHSDELDPNMSGTSTVIPRTDKLHGIIGIKQLEKDAVLVCYDKLVEIVNPLPPCGDASRLQPTADLIIGSGKTKKQKQLITRLEFPFNIENIVVLPDSVLAFHLHGVQGRSLRDGSITQEICDPSKNYRLLGHDKIVALESHILRSGTLTGEDGNDLYILAGHEASY
- the hppy gene encoding MAP4K3-like protein hppy isoform X3; this encodes MSSAGSGALPQHQLHQHQHQPHQPHQPHQPHHPQPHQQQPFPADISRRNPQDEYELVQRIGSGTYGDVYKAKRLTSNELAAIKVIKLEAGDDFAIIQQEILMMKDCRHPNVIAYYGSYLRRDKLWISMEYCGGGSLQDIYHITGPLTELQIAYMCRETLTGLSYLHRMGKMHRDIKGANILLTEYGDVKLADFGVSAQITATINKRKSFIGTPYWMAPEVAAVERKGGYNQLCDIWACGITGIELAELQPPMFDLHPMRALFLMSKSGFKPPTLRDRERWSAVFHSFVKTALTKNPKKRPTADKLLQHAFFQSDMSKRLAIELLQKVSNPSSLYNYNADPDEDGAVPNVPHRIASKHTVRSRRPIISNPVDLGVASGAGRARPHSLLADDSQSLVSPPNRRSGVFDDSPIVDLDADDDLEALEGPSISDHFADRRVGNGEDSDTMKRAGAGSSIYPRRAQEANHHPSNWDMLDLLSGVKADTQLHDNPASPMNSSIDTPLPYDTLPSEKATLPLTSNDGAANSQKSDHTNLYDRHLSQCIRLKHDYLHSQSTSKDLSVLPSESGSKNRHTNGCQDKANDPSLLPRDASKTSLSSGDHLCSRMAGYGSDIIFADQSGSDVIVNSPIVCQTSLNNSENICPCGSCPSQSGSNLSRQSHSGILSDLQQSVSASSKKCLCKGCSKENIPLNRNVNANETPQESPSSGVVFCECCHKQKISVSNFRALQIANRLHLADQGGKISDQNHPNNNSYFEDDLCKRIDLSLNMDTDIETRMKSAYSMAGLPGTHGSNNRQNIKTHGRHSSDSVFDHSRSHQSFDSIMSPTSNHSDSNSGGIDLSQFCVCELESDAEPRRKTSSSVDEIFNLSVTEGNIKISRNSNPVELHGRDRERLDGSSQRQRSLSDSQRDKAKVDSTTVSGTPDVVGGGGTPPVPPRRSHRNHRVRALTPPRPNTNGLPPTPKVHMGACFSKVFNGCPLRINCTASWIHPDTRDQHVLIGAEEGIYTLNLNELHETAMEQLCPRRTVWMHVIKDVLMSLSGKSQQLYRHDLLALQGRQANRFSLRVQRMPEKLVPRKFALTTRVPDTKGCIKCTVGRNPYNGYKYLCGATAQGLFLMQWYDPLHKFMLLKHLECVLPSPLRVFEMIITPEQEYPLVCIGANRKPLKLDLLNMNSGASWFHSDELDPNMSGTSTVIPRTDKLHGIIGIKQLEKDAVLVCYDKLVEIVNPLPPCGDASRLQPTADLIIGSGKTKKQKQLITRLEFPFNIENIVVLPDSVLAFHLHGVQGRSLRDGSITQEICDPSKNYRLLGHDKIVALESHILRSGTLTGEDGNDLYILAGHEASY